In the Deinococcus ficus genome, one interval contains:
- a CDS encoding PilX N-terminal domain-containing pilus assembly protein, which yields MSAVFHSNVPSRRRGQEGVALVVVLLFTVVILMIIISTTATMSLGARTGGVNERAAYQALLAAESALNTFPVRMSARLKTQPLPKRTGNPQSDHAAMNAWLGGLNSYAAGGRQASLAFERLTLTATGATFQLAATGSEGNTRKVALQDFEFKQLDLGHIPSPRSAIESLPGIDATGSGNVSGVSNNGVITRVTGAASSLSMADLTFTVPVQDSTGLRVGDYVRIDGVTLRLDDITGNSLKVKQVSPVGSAVSANQLTGEVDLMLNAVAQSYTAFTDPMTLRASNAGDFVKGEVVTINGKSAAVTGVDAQAGTITLDWAANLPTLLPEGTQIIRDVLALRSAQGITPLHSKLGDYRMDNAQDCTGSGNGKHQLITCEGAYDPTLQGNPDDPNEDFFSKMVLGMSDEQIDTIPLSGTNAGPMQNEIRRIRAEDFDDVIKNSNSSGILIVDGDINSNVNGNTVFNGLIYFRGNQGGKFNGNLTVNGAIAVRGGPIEGLTTDDTVTNLTGSLDVNFNAVALRKQLAAVRGNATLGAVKGTWRQR from the coding sequence ATGAGTGCGGTTTTTCACAGCAACGTTCCGTCGCGCCGGCGCGGCCAGGAAGGGGTCGCGCTGGTCGTCGTCCTGCTGTTCACGGTCGTCATCCTGATGATCATCATCAGCACCACCGCCACCATGAGCCTCGGCGCTCGGACCGGCGGGGTGAACGAACGCGCCGCCTACCAAGCCCTCCTCGCGGCGGAAAGTGCGCTGAACACCTTCCCCGTCCGGATGAGCGCCCGGCTGAAAACCCAGCCGCTGCCTAAACGCACCGGGAACCCCCAGTCCGACCATGCCGCCATGAACGCCTGGCTGGGCGGCCTGAACAGTTACGCCGCCGGGGGCCGTCAGGCCAGCCTGGCCTTCGAGCGCCTGACGCTGACCGCCACCGGCGCCACCTTCCAGCTTGCCGCCACCGGCAGTGAGGGCAACACCCGGAAGGTCGCCCTGCAGGACTTCGAATTCAAGCAGCTGGACCTGGGGCACATACCCTCACCCCGCTCTGCCATTGAGTCGCTGCCTGGCATCGACGCGACCGGCAGCGGAAACGTCTCGGGGGTCTCGAACAACGGGGTGATCACGCGGGTGACGGGCGCAGCGTCTAGCCTGTCCATGGCAGATCTCACGTTTACCGTGCCCGTTCAGGACTCGACGGGCTTGCGCGTCGGGGATTACGTCAGGATTGACGGTGTGACGCTCCGCCTGGACGACATTACGGGCAACAGCCTGAAGGTCAAACAGGTCAGTCCGGTCGGCAGCGCTGTGAGTGCCAACCAGCTGACCGGCGAGGTAGACCTCATGCTGAATGCAGTGGCCCAGTCCTACACCGCCTTTACGGACCCCATGACACTTCGCGCCTCGAACGCGGGGGACTTCGTGAAGGGTGAAGTCGTCACCATCAATGGCAAGAGCGCCGCCGTGACGGGAGTGGACGCGCAGGCGGGCACCATCACCCTGGACTGGGCCGCTAACCTGCCCACCCTCCTCCCCGAGGGTACACAGATTATCCGGGACGTCCTGGCCCTGCGCAGCGCGCAGGGGATCACGCCGCTTCACAGCAAGCTGGGCGATTACAGGATGGACAACGCACAAGACTGCACGGGAAGCGGGAACGGCAAGCATCAGCTGATCACCTGCGAAGGGGCGTACGATCCCACGCTTCAAGGAAACCCGGATGATCCCAACGAGGACTTCTTCTCCAAGATGGTGCTCGGCATGAGTGATGAGCAGATCGACACCATTCCTCTCTCCGGTACGAATGCGGGGCCCATGCAGAACGAGATCCGCCGTATCCGCGCTGAGGATTTCGATGACGTAATCAAAAACAGTAATTCCAGCGGCATCCTCATCGTGGACGGCGACATCAACTCCAACGTGAATGGCAACACGGTCTTCAACGGCCTGATCTACTTTCGCGGCAACCAGGGCGGCAAATTCAACGGGAACCTGACCGTGAATGGCGCCATTGCCGTACGGGGCGGTCCCATCGAGGGGCTGACAACCGATGACACCGTCACTAACCTGACCGGAAGTCTCGACGTGAACTTTAATGCCGTCG
- a CDS encoding peptidase C39 family protein gives MRLACVLIGTALLVSAGAGALTMTHPNSTTTLHERAADWKAADLKNLTVQGDVLTLAPGAASGTVTGAPLTAPAFDELVPSWNARTGASGSVTLDLRVQTGGTWSRWYSFGTWSAAEGRSSVNGQNDATGQVLTDTLRLKAKATTYQYRVTVKGAGTQLSLLAFNTSDRARRAATQGQASDRRAWGKVIDVPQRSQMIYPDGGEVWCSPTSVSMILAKHGVNVTVPVAAKGMYDRAYDGTGNWPFNTAYAAEQGLRAFVTRLPSLSAAEKYITAGVPLAVSLGWKKGELPGAPLPSSTGHLMVLIGFDAQGNPVLNDPAAPGNDTVRRTYPRTAFERLWLSHSGGLAYVISPRGTPLP, from the coding sequence ATGCGCCTGGCCTGTGTGCTGATCGGAACGGCCCTGCTGGTTTCAGCGGGCGCGGGAGCCCTCACCATGACCCACCCGAACTCCACGACGACCCTGCATGAACGCGCCGCCGACTGGAAGGCGGCCGACCTGAAGAACCTCACCGTGCAGGGCGACGTCCTGACCCTGGCGCCCGGCGCGGCGAGCGGCACCGTGACCGGAGCGCCCCTGACCGCCCCGGCGTTCGATGAACTGGTGCCGTCCTGGAATGCCCGCACCGGGGCATCCGGGAGCGTGACCCTGGACCTTCGAGTACAGACCGGCGGCACCTGGTCCCGCTGGTACTCGTTCGGCACCTGGAGCGCCGCCGAGGGCCGCAGCAGCGTGAACGGCCAGAACGACGCGACCGGGCAGGTCCTGACCGACACGCTGCGCCTCAAGGCGAAGGCCACCACTTACCAGTACCGCGTGACCGTGAAGGGTGCGGGGACGCAGCTGAGCCTGCTTGCCTTCAACACGTCTGACCGGGCGCGGCGCGCGGCCACGCAGGGGCAGGCCAGCGACCGCCGCGCCTGGGGGAAGGTCATCGACGTGCCGCAGCGTTCGCAGATGATCTACCCGGACGGCGGGGAGGTGTGGTGCAGCCCCACCAGTGTGAGCATGATCCTCGCGAAACATGGCGTGAACGTGACCGTGCCCGTTGCCGCGAAGGGCATGTATGACCGCGCGTACGACGGCACCGGGAACTGGCCCTTCAACACGGCGTACGCCGCCGAGCAGGGCCTGCGGGCTTTCGTGACCCGCCTTCCCAGCCTGAGCGCCGCGGAGAAGTACATCACGGCGGGGGTGCCGCTGGCCGTCAGTCTGGGCTGGAAGAAGGGTGAACTGCCGGGCGCGCCCCTGCCCTCCAGCACCGGGCACCTGATGGTCCTCATCGGCTTCGATGCTCAGGGCAACCCCGTCCTGAACGATCCGGCCGCGCCCGGCAACGACACGGTGCGGCGCACCTACCCCCGCACGGCCTTCGAGCGGCTGTGGCTCTCGCACAGCGGCGGGCTGGCGTATGTGATCAGCCCGCGCGGCACACCCCTGCCCTGA